The proteins below are encoded in one region of Merismopedia glauca CCAP 1448/3:
- a CDS encoding SufE family protein — protein MPPLSQPLPPNLNQIIQKFQHISEPKRRYEYLLWFSKRLPPFPNDWQIPEHKVPGCISQVYVTATLEEGKVTFHGDSDSQLTKGLMGLLVEGLSGLTPSEIAQLKPDFIQLTGLDVSLTPSRSNGFYNIFLTMQQKALLCHIEPI, from the coding sequence ATGCCCCCACTATCTCAACCCTTACCCCCTAATCTCAACCAAATAATTCAGAAATTTCAACATATTTCCGAACCAAAACGGCGCTATGAATATTTACTCTGGTTTTCCAAGCGCTTGCCCCCATTTCCTAATGATTGGCAGATTCCAGAGCATAAAGTCCCTGGTTGTATCTCTCAGGTATACGTGACAGCAACTTTAGAGGAAGGTAAGGTTACATTTCACGGCGATTCTGATTCCCAATTAACCAAAGGATTGATGGGATTGTTAGTAGAGGGATTGAGCGGGTTGACTCCTTCAGAAATCGCGCAGTTAAAGCCCGATTTTATCCAGCTAACAGGGTTGGATGTGAGCTTAACTCCCTCCCGCAGTAACGGTTTTTACAACATTTTTTTGACAATGCAACAAAAAGCTTTGCTATGTCATATAGAACCCATTTGA
- a CDS encoding metallophosphoesterase family protein has translation MSQWAIISGIEGNLTAYEAVLADLKRQKQTVDELYILGDAIAPTPESQKVIQRLKSPRIGELIPHICQGWWEEQLLILHCLGRTAEPTELIDEYGMEMTKTLWDAIPRSEIEWVRSLDFGFFELDCLLIHGSSVSVSDKLTPDTSPIQMLDRLMRMDANTLFCGRSGQAFEYEIQQGEVTSSLTALDRIHSPQAVLVKPRRIVGVGNVGRISGRATYTLYNPYTNLVEFKMVRYGSGKGFQTIKSQLKTSGTQFKRIKPHN, from the coding sequence TGGGCAATTATTAGTGGTATTGAAGGCAATTTAACTGCATATGAAGCAGTGTTAGCCGATCTTAAAAGGCAGAAACAGACTGTAGATGAATTGTATATTCTAGGAGATGCGATCGCTCCTACTCCCGAAAGTCAAAAGGTAATTCAACGACTGAAATCGCCTCGAATTGGTGAACTAATACCTCATATTTGTCAGGGGTGGTGGGAAGAACAATTACTCATTTTGCACTGTTTGGGACGAACGGCAGAACCTACCGAATTAATTGATGAATACGGGATGGAAATGACTAAAACCTTGTGGGATGCGATTCCTCGCAGTGAGATAGAGTGGGTACGATCGCTCGATTTTGGCTTCTTTGAACTAGATTGTTTGTTGATTCACGGTAGCAGCGTTAGCGTCAGCGATAAATTAACTCCCGATACCTCCCCTATTCAAATGCTAGATCGGCTGATGCGAATGGATGCCAACACTTTGTTCTGCGGTCGTTCAGGACAGGCATTTGAGTATGAAATTCAGCAAGGTGAAGTAACATCGAGCTTAACTGCATTAGACCGCATACATTCCCCACAAGCCGTTTTAGTTAAGCCCAGACGGATTGTCGGAGTTGGTAATGTTGGGCGCATTTCCGGAAGAGCAACTTACACTCTCTACAATCCTTACACCAATCTAGTCGAATTTAAAATGGTGCGATACGGTTCTGGCAAAGGTTTCCAGACAATTAAATCGCAGCTAAAGACATCTGGAACTCAGTTTAAAAGGATAAAACCTCATAATTAA
- the hemB gene encoding porphobilinogen synthase translates to MSQTHQKPLSIRPRRLRRTETMRRLVREYTLRVEDLIYPLFVMEGEGQTQEVPSMPGYYRYTLDLLLDEIKEAYGLGIGAIALFPLIYSEMKDNTGNESYNPEGLIPRAIRAIKTVIPEIILISDVALDPYSSEGHDGIVRDGIILNDETVAVLTKQALVQAAAGADLVAPSDMMDGRVGAIRQALDAEGWINVGIIAYSAKYASAYYGPFRDALDSAPKFGDKKTYQMDAGNSREAIKEVDLDIAEGADIIMIKPALAYLDIIYQIRQHTNLTIAAYNVSGEYAAIKAAARQGWIDEKRVILESLTSMKRAGADLILTYFAKEVALMLSNP, encoded by the coding sequence ATGTCACAGACCCACCAAAAACCACTCTCTATTCGCCCCCGTCGCTTGCGGCGAACTGAAACCATGCGTCGCCTAGTGCGAGAATATACCCTGCGGGTAGAAGATTTGATTTACCCTTTATTTGTCATGGAAGGAGAAGGACAAACCCAGGAAGTACCATCAATGCCTGGTTACTACCGCTATACCTTAGATCTGTTACTCGACGAAATCAAAGAGGCTTATGGATTGGGGATTGGGGCGATCGCTCTTTTTCCTCTAATTTATTCAGAAATGAAAGATAATACTGGAAATGAAAGCTATAATCCTGAAGGCTTAATTCCCCGCGCCATTCGTGCCATTAAAACCGTAATTCCTGAAATTATCCTGATATCTGATGTTGCTCTCGATCCTTACAGCAGTGAAGGACATGACGGTATCGTTCGAGATGGCATCATTCTTAACGATGAAACGGTTGCTGTATTGACCAAACAGGCACTTGTACAAGCAGCCGCTGGAGCCGATTTAGTTGCCCCCTCAGACATGATGGACGGTCGAGTGGGAGCAATTCGTCAAGCTTTGGATGCAGAAGGTTGGATTAATGTTGGGATTATCGCCTATTCAGCTAAATACGCCTCTGCCTACTATGGTCCTTTCCGGGATGCCTTGGATTCAGCCCCCAAATTTGGAGACAAAAAAACCTATCAAATGGATGCAGGCAATTCTAGAGAAGCTATCAAAGAAGTGGATTTAGATATAGCCGAAGGTGCAGATATTATCATGATTAAGCCTGCACTCGCATATTTAGATATTATCTACCAAATTAGGCAGCATACCAACTTAACCATTGCGGCATACAACGTTAGCGGCGAATACGCTGCTATTAAAGCTGCGGCGAGGCAAGGTTGGATTGATGAGAAAAGAGTTATCCTAGAAAGCCTCACCAGTATGAAAAGAGCAGGAGCCGACTTAATTTTGACTTACTTTGCCAAAGAAGTGGCATTAATGTTGTCAAATCCCTAA